A single Raphanus sativus cultivar WK10039 unplaced genomic scaffold, ASM80110v3 Scaffold1893, whole genome shotgun sequence DNA region contains:
- the LOC130504930 gene encoding uncharacterized protein LOC130504930, with product MELSEPTKTKPKQPPKRFIKNQIPDTILNDASLNAAISLLPPIYHFEIHKCVWRIKSTNAKRVAIQLPEGLLMYALTLSDIFTSFAGASRCFVLGDVTYGACCVDDFSASALGADLLIHYGHSCLVPIDSTKIPCLYVFVEIQIDVKCLLNTICLNLGGDGGVKKRIILAGTIQFTSAIRAVKPDLEKLGFSVLIPQSKPLSAGEVLGCTAPKVSRVEDNDGEDAVLVFVADGRFHLEAFMIANPKIKAFRYDPYLGKMFLEEYDHKGMRETRRRAIARAKDAKTWGIVLGTLGRQGNPRILERLEKRMEERGIDSTVVLMSELSPTRVALFEDSVDAWVQIACPRLSIDWGEAFLKPLLTTFEAEIALGFIPGWWEKGESSCSSCKSGCCRREEKEAGCACGDDDKKGGDEVLDGDYPMDYYAQEGGEWNSSYLKKSSRPIRRNPLPSPSAA from the coding sequence ATGGAGCTTTCCGAAccaaccaaaaccaaaccgaagcAACCCCCAAAGCGTTTCATCAAAAACCAAATCCCGGACACAATCCTCAACGACGCATCCCTCAACGCCGCCATCTCCCTCCTCCCTCCCATCTACCACTTCGAGATCCACAAATGCGTCTGGCGAATCAAATCCACGAACGCGAAACGCGTCGCCATCCAGCTCCCCGAGGGTCTCCTCATGTACGCGCTCACCCTCTCCGACATCTTCACTTCCTTCGCCGGAGCCTCTCGCTGCTTCGTCCTCGGAGACGTCACTTACGGTGCTTGCTGCGTCGACGACTTCTCCGCCTCTGCTCTCGGCGCTGACTTGCTTATTCACTACGGACATAGCTGCCTCGTCCCTATCGACTCCACCAAGATCCCTTGTCTCTATGTGTTTGTTGAGATACAGATTGATGTCAAGTGCTTGTTGAACACTATCTGTCTTAATCTCGGTGGTGATGGTGGTGTCAAGAAGAGGATCATTCTCGCTGGGACGATTCAGTTTACTTCGGCGATTAGAGCTGTGAAACCGGATTTGGAGAAGCTAGGTTTCAGTGTTTTGATCCCTCAGTCGAAGCCTTTATCTGCTGGGGAAGTCTTGGGATGCACGGCACCTAAGGTTTCTAGGGTTGAGGATAATGATGGTGAGGACGCGGTGCTTGTGTTTGTAGCCGACGGGAGGTTTCATCTTGAGGCGTTTATGATAGCTAATCCCAAGATTAAGGCGTTTAGGTATGATCCTTATCTCGGGAAGATGTTTCTAGAGGAGTATGATCACAAGGGGATGAGGGAGACGAGGAGGAGGGCGATCGCTCGTGCTAAGGATGCTAAGACTTGGGGGATCGTGTTGGGGACGTTGGGAAGGCAAGGGAACCCGAGGATTCTGGAGAGGTTGGAGAAGAGGATGGAGGAGAGAGGGATTGATAGCACGGTTGTTTTGATGTCTGAGCTTAGTCCCACGAGAGTGGCCTTGTTTGAGGACTCTGTGGATGCTTGGGTGCAGATAGCGTGTCCGAGGCTTTCTATTGATTGGGGTGAGGCCTTTCTTAAGCCGCTGCTGACCACTTTTGAGGCTGAGATTGCGTTAGGGTTTATCCCTGGTTGGTGGGAGAAGGGTGagtcttcttgttcttcttgtaAGTCTGGCTGCTGCAGAAGAGAGGAGAAAGAAGCGGGATGTGCGTGTGGAGATGATGATAAGAAGGGTGGTGATGAGGTACTCGATGGAGACTATCCGATGGATTACTATGCACAAGAAGGTGGTGAATGGAACTCATCGTATCTCAAGAAGTCATCTCGTCCCATCCGAAGAAACCCTTTACCTTCACCTTCTGCAGCTTAA